A single region of the Winslowiella toletana genome encodes:
- a CDS encoding RNase A-like domain-containing protein: MKKATGDNIAANTAGHALVGGVIAWLQGGSAAGGAAGAAAGELAATAIASELYPGIEPGNLTNEQKANISALSTLAVGLAGGVAGDSSYAAGAGAVGGKVAVENNALSVPENQDRAKEMTQCQGSEACTAVVEKYKKINAEQHESVVNCTGAQDCVDKANEVGKLQADYANRTNELMEKARANGSLSPEEQNVLSILQVTTIQLEADRNAAIHNALMSGDSSEAKQLAINSLAQVAGTSAAGIAAGIGKGSGAKETTATGQSSTIVPGGGLAAHEKAGGHLIDRHVGKTEAELFDRVSTGNTKTASTFTDRATAEAVTSKVIDSNQSKIQSYLSGSQKVYLELDYQSSTAIGISVTRGATSAVPATNARIIIGRDPSMPDGYKIITGYPTP, from the coding sequence GTGAAAAAAGCCACGGGTGATAATATTGCTGCAAATACGGCAGGGCATGCACTTGTCGGTGGCGTTATTGCCTGGCTGCAAGGCGGTTCTGCGGCCGGGGGCGCAGCAGGTGCGGCAGCGGGAGAGTTGGCCGCAACAGCCATCGCCAGTGAGTTGTATCCGGGCATTGAACCCGGTAATCTGACCAATGAGCAAAAAGCCAATATCAGTGCGCTCAGCACGTTAGCCGTAGGTCTGGCAGGCGGGGTAGCCGGAGACTCGTCGTATGCGGCAGGCGCGGGTGCTGTTGGCGGTAAGGTGGCGGTGGAGAATAATGCGCTGAGTGTGCCGGAAAACCAAGACCGAGCCAAAGAAATGACTCAGTGTCAGGGAAGTGAGGCTTGCACCGCCGTAGTTGAGAAATACAAGAAGATTAACGCCGAACAGCATGAAAGTGTTGTGAACTGTACCGGCGCTCAAGACTGTGTCGATAAGGCTAATGAAGTCGGCAAGTTACAGGCAGATTACGCTAATCGTACCAACGAGTTGATGGAAAAAGCGCGGGCTAACGGTAGTTTAAGCCCGGAAGAACAGAACGTATTATCTATTCTTCAGGTCACTACTATCCAGTTGGAAGCAGACAGAAATGCGGCGATCCACAACGCGCTAATGTCTGGCGATTCATCTGAAGCGAAGCAGCTTGCTATCAATTCGCTAGCCCAGGTGGCAGGAACTAGCGCAGCGGGAATTGCGGCAGGGATCGGTAAAGGATCAGGGGCGAAAGAAACAACAGCGACGGGACAAAGCAGCACCATTGTGCCCGGCGGTGGATTGGCGGCCCATGAGAAAGCAGGTGGCCATTTGATTGATCGGCATGTAGGAAAAACTGAAGCGGAGTTATTTGATAGAGTGTCTACAGGCAATACAAAAACAGCATCTACATTTACTGATAGAGCTACAGCAGAAGCTGTGACAAGCAAAGTTATTGATAGCAATCAGTCGAAGATCCAGAGTTATTTATCTGGTAGCCAAAAGGTTTACCTGGAACTTGATTATCAATCTTCTACTGCTATTGGTATTAGTGTTACTCGCGGGGCTACAAGTGCTGTACCAGCCACAAATGCCAGAATTATCATTGGAAGAGATCCTTCAATGCCTGATGGGTATAAAATCATTACTGGGTATCCAACACCATGA
- a CDS encoding contact-dependent growth inhibition system immunity protein, giving the protein MSIKEKYPSLSYLLRCYFNQDFEVLFGNADETLAAYKATETAEERLQMKSEIDYLLALSLSDEELQDILLNKIDCSYYYPNEWSSSEEWLKHIYKKMS; this is encoded by the coding sequence ATGAGTATTAAAGAAAAGTATCCTTCTTTGTCATATCTGCTGAGGTGTTACTTTAACCAGGATTTTGAGGTGCTGTTTGGTAATGCGGATGAAACATTGGCTGCTTACAAAGCTACCGAGACTGCGGAGGAGCGGTTGCAGATGAAATCTGAAATAGATTATCTGCTGGCACTTTCTCTATCAGATGAAGAATTACAGGACATCCTTCTTAACAAAATTGATTGTAGCTATTATTACCCTAATGAATGGTCTTCTTCTGAAGAGTGGTTGAAGCATATATATAAAAAAATGAGCTGA
- a CDS encoding DUF6883 domain-containing protein: MAATAIASELYPGIEPGNLTNEQKANISALSTLAAGRVAGDSSYEAGAGVEGGKLVTDIAGLLAGGAGMLKGGAVLTEKVVAKVAGKAESAVVDAGKTAGTTEAISSGKLSGPAENWKNYTYAETVAQTTATGRLVNADKAVIDPNKVTSYALNTEHPTGGNKAKVFESALGYNQSNAADLIAKVQKGVKMNPVKMGSSDKFGQRMTIDVPITGPNGNAVVVRTGWIYDVVSTTPRLTTIYVNK; the protein is encoded by the coding sequence TTGGCCGCAACAGCCATCGCCAGTGAGTTGTATCCGGGCATTGAGCCCGGTAATCTGACCAATGAGCAAAAAGCCAATATCAGTGCGCTCAGCACGTTAGCCGCAGGTCGGGTAGCCGGAGACTCGTCGTATGAGGCAGGCGCGGGTGTTGAGGGCGGTAAGCTGGTGACGGACATTGCCGGATTGCTGGCAGGCGGCGCCGGGATGTTAAAAGGTGGTGCGGTACTGACGGAGAAGGTTGTTGCTAAGGTTGCGGGTAAGGCTGAATCGGCAGTTGTAGACGCTGGTAAAACGGCTGGTACTACGGAAGCTATATCTTCAGGCAAACTCTCCGGCCCGGCAGAGAACTGGAAAAATTATACTTACGCTGAAACTGTTGCACAAACAACGGCAACCGGAAGGTTAGTCAATGCTGATAAGGCTGTAATCGATCCCAATAAAGTTACATCCTATGCTTTAAATACGGAGCATCCTACCGGAGGTAACAAAGCAAAAGTTTTTGAATCAGCGCTAGGTTATAACCAGTCAAATGCAGCGGATCTGATTGCGAAAGTACAGAAAGGTGTGAAGATGAATCCTGTAAAAATGGGGTCCTCAGATAAATTTGGTCAGCGAATGACTATTGACGTGCCGATTACTGGACCTAACGGAAATGCGGTAGTAGTAAGAACTGGCTGGATCTATGATGTGGTATCTACAACGCCGAGATTGACAACTATATACGTTAACAAATGA
- a CDS encoding DUF4926 domain-containing protein, translating to MSFTPFDVVTLKVDVPEENLYRGMQGVVIDIYEKPEKAYEVEFCDSEGRTISQIALLPDQIA from the coding sequence GTGAGTTTTACACCGTTTGATGTTGTTACATTAAAGGTCGATGTGCCAGAAGAGAATTTGTATCGAGGGATGCAGGGCGTGGTTATCGACATCTATGAAAAACCAGAGAAAGCTTATGAAGTCGAGTTCTGTGACTCTGAAGGAAGGACTATCTCACAAATTGCATTACTCCCCGACCAAATAGCTTAA
- a CDS encoding LysR family transcriptional regulator: protein MKRNLNDLVYFVTVAREGSFTRAAAHLGVTQPALSQAISALEDRLQIRLLTRTTRSVSPTAAGERLLQAIGTRIDEIETELDMLTELRDKPAGTVRITCGPDVLHTTLLPKLTPLLREYPDIHIEFDANHGFRDIVADRFDAGVRLGDTIDKDMIALPIGPKLRMAAVASPDYFARYPAPKTPYELTQHQCINQRQIRSGGLYVWDFDQDGGDLNVRVNGQLTFNTTSHIVDAALAGLGIAFLPEEEFGDHLKEGRLVRVLEPWCQPFPGYYLYYPSRKQPSPAFSLVLEALRVRSQS from the coding sequence GTGACTCAACCCGCTCTCAGCCAGGCGATTTCAGCGCTGGAAGATCGCTTGCAAATTCGCCTGCTGACGCGAACCACCCGCAGCGTATCACCCACTGCCGCGGGCGAACGCCTGTTACAAGCCATCGGCACCCGCATTGATGAAATTGAAACCGAGCTGGATATGTTAACCGAACTGCGCGACAAGCCAGCCGGAACGGTACGCATCACCTGCGGCCCTGATGTTTTGCACACCACTCTGCTCCCCAAGCTAACGCCACTTTTGCGCGAATATCCGGATATTCATATCGAATTCGATGCCAACCACGGCTTTCGCGATATTGTCGCGGACCGTTTCGATGCGGGAGTACGGCTTGGCGACACCATTGATAAAGATATGATTGCCTTGCCGATTGGCCCCAAATTACGCATGGCGGCGGTGGCTTCTCCGGACTATTTTGCGCGATATCCTGCGCCGAAAACCCCCTATGAATTGACGCAACACCAGTGTATTAATCAACGCCAGATCAGGTCTGGCGGGCTGTACGTCTGGGATTTTGATCAGGATGGGGGCGATTTAAACGTGCGCGTTAACGGGCAGCTCACATTTAATACAACATCACATATTGTTGATGCCGCACTGGCCGGGCTGGGCATTGCTTTTCTGCCTGAAGAAGAGTTTGGCGACCATCTTAAGGAAGGGCGTCTGGTGCGCGTGCTGGAACCCTGGTGCCAGCCGTTTCCCGGCTATTATTTGTATTATCCCAGCCGTAAGCAGCCTTCTCCGGCATTTTCGCTGGTGCTGGAGGCACTGCGTGTCAGAAGCCAGAGTTAA